The Aeromicrobium senzhongii genome includes a window with the following:
- a CDS encoding VOC family protein, with amino-acid sequence MTDDVILGIAIDCTDPRLLARFWMTALPYVEASPPAGWASWEDFLTAWDVPESEWNDGAAIEPENGSGPTISFLKVPEPKQTKNRVHLDVKVSGGRHVDPQTRESRIRAKQAELLAAGAVNLTEHRAGDHLDHFVMADPEGNEFCIA; translated from the coding sequence ATGACCGACGACGTCATCCTCGGTATCGCGATCGACTGCACCGACCCCCGACTGCTGGCGCGCTTCTGGATGACGGCGCTGCCCTACGTCGAGGCGTCGCCCCCGGCCGGGTGGGCGTCCTGGGAGGACTTCCTCACCGCATGGGATGTACCCGAGTCCGAGTGGAACGACGGTGCCGCCATCGAGCCCGAGAACGGCTCCGGACCCACGATCAGCTTCCTGAAGGTGCCCGAGCCCAAGCAGACGAAGAACCGCGTCCACCTTGATGTGAAGGTCTCCGGCGGGCGCCACGTGGATCCGCAGACGCGCGAGAGCCGCATCCGTGCCAAGCAGGCTGAACTGCTCGCCGCCGGAGCCGTGAACCTCACCGAGCACCGGGCCGGCGACCACCTCGACCATTTCGTGATGGCCGATCCCGAGGGCAACGAGTTCTGCATCGCCTGA
- a CDS encoding ABC transporter ATP-binding protein/permease gives MRYPGKSVIEQSHGLQRFMLLLGAFLIAFFLVLAVFAPWLAPYDFNQVRGDDGVLFGTQQPPSADHWFGTTVGGTDVLSRVIYGARTAVEVIVLAVAVSSLIGVPLGLVSGYLGGWLDKTLVLVMDALYSFPSLLLAIVVSIVVSGGSSGALGGIASAAISITVIFIPQYFRVIRNATVSVKTEPYVDAAKVVGVRTPRILRRHVLSNVAQTLPVIATLNASEAILTLAALGFLGFGIEPSAAAEWGYDLNKAMPDATNDIWWTGLFPGLAIVLVVLGVTLLGESLNDIMNPLLRTRGGDKAESELEIELAEDLAPAPEVASGTEAPVGTNGQPPRRTAVLSLSNLRVSFGTDAGRIVAVDNVGFDVAPGEVVAVVGESGSGKSVTSRAVMGLLPGTANVDGSAVLRTSDAAERELIGMSSRDLRPVRGDEISMIFQEPSTALDPVRTVGWQIIEAIRAHRDVSKSQARARAVELLDLVGLPDPDQRVDYYPHQLSGGQKQRVMIAIAIACDPDVIVADEPTTALDVTVQAAILELLLDLRDRLGTAIVLITHNMGVVADMADRVVVMYRGKIVETAPVDQLFSAPAHPYTRALLDSVPHLGRTRAAEGTTATGPAPLQNAPVVLDLDDVVVEFAGGWGEPVFRAVDHVSLQVHRGEVLGLVGESGSGKSTLGRVAVGLQQPTSGTVRVGGELVSGLSDADLRPFRRRFGFVFQDPAASLNPRMSILDCIAEPLRVHTDLTSAQVTEKVQSLLDSVELPRDFAERFPHELSGGQRQRISLARALALDPDLLIADEPTSALDVSVQSRVLELFLELQQRLQFACLFITHDLAVVDTLANRVAVMQRGKLVELGDRDQVLRRPTQEYTRSLIAAVPVPDPAEQRRRRAARGDLLTGA, from the coding sequence ATGCGGTACCCCGGCAAGAGCGTCATCGAGCAGTCCCACGGGTTGCAGCGGTTCATGCTGCTGCTCGGCGCGTTCCTCATCGCGTTCTTCCTCGTGCTCGCGGTCTTCGCGCCGTGGCTGGCCCCCTACGACTTCAACCAGGTCCGCGGCGACGACGGAGTGCTGTTCGGCACCCAGCAGCCGCCCAGTGCCGACCACTGGTTCGGCACGACCGTCGGCGGCACCGACGTGCTGTCCCGCGTGATCTACGGTGCCCGCACCGCGGTCGAGGTCATCGTGCTCGCCGTGGCCGTGTCGAGCCTCATCGGCGTCCCGCTGGGCCTGGTCTCGGGCTACCTCGGCGGCTGGCTCGACAAGACCCTCGTCCTGGTGATGGACGCGCTGTACTCGTTCCCCTCGCTGCTGCTGGCGATCGTCGTGTCGATCGTGGTCTCGGGCGGCTCGAGTGGTGCCCTGGGCGGCATCGCGTCGGCGGCGATCTCGATCACCGTCATCTTCATCCCGCAGTACTTCCGCGTCATCCGCAACGCGACCGTCTCGGTCAAGACCGAGCCGTACGTCGACGCCGCGAAGGTCGTGGGCGTCCGCACGCCCCGCATCCTGCGCCGGCACGTCCTGTCGAACGTGGCGCAGACCCTGCCGGTCATCGCCACCTTGAACGCCTCCGAGGCGATCCTGACCCTGGCGGCCCTGGGCTTCCTGGGCTTCGGCATCGAGCCGTCGGCCGCCGCCGAATGGGGCTACGACCTCAACAAGGCGATGCCCGACGCGACGAATGACATCTGGTGGACGGGTCTCTTCCCGGGCTTGGCCATCGTGCTGGTCGTGCTCGGCGTGACACTGCTCGGCGAGAGCCTCAACGACATCATGAACCCGCTGCTGCGCACCCGCGGTGGCGACAAGGCCGAGAGCGAGCTCGAGATCGAGCTCGCCGAGGACCTGGCCCCCGCCCCCGAGGTGGCATCGGGCACCGAGGCCCCGGTCGGAACGAACGGCCAGCCGCCGCGACGCACCGCGGTCCTGTCGCTGTCGAACCTGCGCGTCAGCTTCGGCACCGACGCCGGCCGGATCGTCGCGGTGGACAACGTCGGCTTCGACGTCGCGCCCGGTGAGGTCGTGGCCGTCGTCGGCGAGTCCGGCTCGGGCAAGTCCGTCACGTCCCGCGCCGTCATGGGCCTGCTGCCCGGCACGGCGAACGTCGACGGATCGGCGGTCCTGCGCACGTCCGACGCCGCCGAGCGCGAGCTCATCGGGATGAGCTCGCGCGACCTGCGCCCCGTCCGCGGCGACGAGATCTCGATGATCTTCCAGGAGCCCTCGACCGCGCTCGATCCCGTGCGCACCGTGGGTTGGCAGATCATCGAGGCGATCCGCGCGCACCGCGACGTCAGCAAGTCGCAGGCCCGCGCCCGTGCCGTCGAACTGCTGGACCTGGTCGGCCTGCCCGATCCGGACCAGCGCGTCGACTACTACCCGCACCAGCTCTCGGGCGGCCAGAAGCAGCGCGTCATGATCGCCATCGCGATCGCCTGCGACCCCGACGTGATCGTGGCGGACGAGCCCACCACGGCCCTGGACGTGACGGTCCAGGCCGCGATCCTCGAGCTCCTGCTGGACCTGCGGGACCGGCTCGGCACCGCGATCGTGCTGATCACGCACAACATGGGCGTCGTCGCCGACATGGCCGATCGCGTCGTGGTCATGTACCGCGGCAAGATCGTCGAGACGGCTCCGGTCGACCAGCTGTTCTCGGCTCCGGCGCATCCCTACACGCGCGCCCTGCTGGACTCGGTGCCCCACCTCGGTCGCACGCGCGCTGCGGAGGGGACCACGGCGACCGGACCGGCACCGCTGCAGAACGCACCGGTCGTGCTCGACCTCGACGACGTCGTCGTCGAGTTCGCCGGCGGCTGGGGCGAGCCGGTCTTCCGCGCCGTCGACCACGTCAGCCTGCAGGTGCACCGCGGCGAGGTCCTCGGACTCGTGGGCGAGTCCGGCTCGGGCAAGTCGACCCTCGGCCGGGTCGCCGTCGGTCTCCAGCAGCCGACTTCGGGCACGGTCCGCGTGGGCGGCGAGCTGGTCTCCGGCCTGAGCGACGCCGACCTGAGGCCGTTCCGCCGCCGGTTCGGCTTCGTCTTCCAAGATCCCGCCGCGTCGCTCAACCCGCGGATGTCGATCCTGGACTGCATCGCCGAGCCGCTGCGGGTGCACACCGACCTGACGAGCGCGCAGGTGACCGAGAAGGTCCAGAGCCTGCTCGACTCGGTCGAGCTGCCGCGCGACTTCGCCGAGCGCTTCCCGCACGAGCTGTCCGGCGGGCAGCGTCAGCGCATCAGCCTGGCACGCGCCCTGGCACTGGATCCCGATCTGCTGATCGCCGACGAGCCGACCTCGGCGCTGGACGTCTCCGTGCAGTCGCGAGTGCTGGAGCTGTTCCTGGAGTTGCAGCAGCGGCTGCAGTTCGCCTGCCTGTTCATCACCCACGACCTCGCCGTCGTGGACACCCTGGCCAACCGGGTGGCCGTGATGCAACGCGGCAAGCTGGTCGAGCTGGGCGACCGAGACCAGGTCCTGCGCCGTCCCACCCAGGAGTACACGCGCAGCCTGATCGCCGCGGTGCCGGTGCCCGATCCGGCCGAGCAGCGCCGCCGCCGTGCTGCGCGCGGTGACCTGCTGACCGGCGCGTAG
- a CDS encoding ABC transporter permease has product MTTDVLVAADTPSAEPPTRRGGLSPLARYLLVRLALIVPMLWVLVTLVFFLMRVIGDPITAAQGGRLTPDQIAERKAEAGLDRPILTQYVEYLGNILRGDFGTTLTDNREVTDILIVNGAATLELSFWALLVAFSVGIPLGRIAARYRDRWPDVLLRLFAIVAYAAPVFFVGLLLKLATAPFGWPTSGRASTATELTLAKVEPQTNIMIIDALLWGEPKYVWDVLQHAVLPALALGLLTGGVFLRLVRVNLLQTLRADYVTAARARGVSERQVERKHAFRNALVPVVTVMGMQIAMLLAGAVLTETTFEWKGIGYELAQYLIRRDFLAVQGIVTAIAFVVCIASFLIDAIVALVDPRVRF; this is encoded by the coding sequence GTGACCACTGACGTCCTCGTCGCCGCCGACACACCGTCGGCCGAGCCGCCCACCCGCCGCGGCGGGCTGAGCCCGCTGGCGCGCTACCTGCTGGTCCGGCTGGCCCTCATCGTGCCCATGCTGTGGGTGCTGGTCACCCTGGTCTTCTTCCTCATGCGGGTGATCGGTGACCCGATCACCGCGGCGCAGGGTGGTCGACTGACGCCGGATCAGATCGCCGAGCGCAAGGCCGAGGCCGGCCTCGACCGGCCGATCCTGACCCAGTACGTGGAGTACCTGGGCAACATCCTGCGCGGGGACTTCGGCACGACGCTGACCGACAACCGCGAGGTCACCGACATCCTCATCGTCAACGGCGCGGCCACTCTCGAGCTGTCCTTCTGGGCACTCCTGGTCGCCTTCTCCGTCGGCATCCCGCTCGGCCGGATCGCCGCGCGGTACCGCGACCGCTGGCCCGACGTGCTGCTGCGGCTGTTCGCGATCGTCGCGTACGCCGCGCCCGTCTTCTTCGTCGGCCTGCTGCTGAAGCTGGCCACCGCGCCGTTCGGCTGGCCGACCTCGGGCCGCGCCTCGACCGCCACCGAGCTGACGCTGGCCAAGGTCGAGCCCCAGACCAACATCATGATCATCGACGCCCTGCTGTGGGGAGAGCCGAAGTACGTGTGGGACGTCCTGCAGCACGCGGTCCTGCCCGCCCTCGCCCTGGGCCTGCTCACCGGTGGCGTCTTCCTGCGCCTCGTGCGCGTCAACCTGCTGCAGACGCTGCGCGCCGACTACGTCACGGCCGCCCGCGCCCGCGGCGTCTCCGAGCGCCAGGTCGAGCGCAAGCACGCCTTCCGCAACGCGCTCGTCCCCGTCGTCACGGTCATGGGCATGCAGATCGCCATGCTGCTGGCCGGCGCCGTGCTGACCGAGACCACCTTCGAGTGGAAGGGCATCGGCTACGAGCTGGCGCAGTACCTGATCCGGCGCGACTTCCTCGCCGTGCAGGGCATCGTCACCGCGATCGCGTTCGTCGTGTGCATCGCGAGTTTCCTCATCGACGCCATCGTGGCGCTCGTCGACCCCCGAGTGAGGTTCTGA
- a CDS encoding ABC transporter substrate-binding protein gives MNSMRRRATVLAAATLAGSVLAACGSGRSDDSDAGLIVGTTDKVVSIDPAGSYDNGSMAVQTQVYQYLLNFPAGSTELTPDAAEKCDFEKPTVYVCTLKSGLKFANGNELTASDVAFSFQRIVDINDPNGPASLLGAMKKVEARDDSTVAFTLAAPNDQTFAQVLVTSAGPIVDEETYPADKLLSDEEAVEANGFAGPYTIGEYKKNELAEFTINPDYDGTYGEPKSDVTMRYYADSNNLKLDVEKGDIDVAYRSLTPTDIESLEKKKDDVTVHTGPGGELRYIVFNLKTMPGDGAEQKLAVRKAAASLVNRDEISSEVYKGTFTPAYSAVPEGQTGATEAFKDAYGDKPDPAAAKKYLEDAGVKTPVTLNLQWSPDHYGSSSDQEYQAVKRQLEADGLFKVNLQSTEWNTYSEERVADAYPAFQLGWFPDFPDADNYLTPFFAPNNFLQSHYEDDAMTKLLDAQRVDSDQASREATLAKAQDMVAAQIPILPLLTGAQVAVSGTDVKGVDDTLDASFKFRFSSLSK, from the coding sequence ATGAATTCCATGCGGCGACGCGCCACCGTGCTGGCTGCTGCCACCCTCGCCGGCTCCGTGCTGGCGGCGTGCGGCTCCGGCCGGAGCGACGACAGCGACGCGGGCCTGATCGTGGGCACCACCGACAAGGTGGTCTCCATCGACCCGGCCGGCTCGTACGACAACGGCTCCATGGCCGTGCAGACGCAGGTGTACCAGTACCTGCTCAACTTCCCGGCCGGCAGCACCGAGCTCACGCCCGACGCCGCGGAGAAGTGCGACTTCGAGAAGCCCACCGTGTACGTGTGCACCCTGAAGTCGGGCCTGAAGTTCGCCAACGGCAACGAGCTCACCGCCTCCGACGTCGCCTTCTCGTTCCAGCGCATCGTCGACATCAACGACCCCAACGGCCCGGCCTCGCTGCTCGGCGCCATGAAGAAGGTCGAGGCGCGCGACGACTCCACCGTGGCGTTCACGCTCGCGGCCCCCAACGACCAGACCTTCGCCCAGGTGCTCGTCACCTCCGCCGGTCCGATCGTCGACGAGGAGACCTACCCCGCCGACAAGCTGCTCTCCGACGAGGAGGCGGTCGAGGCCAACGGCTTCGCCGGCCCGTACACGATCGGCGAGTACAAGAAGAACGAGCTGGCCGAGTTCACGATCAACCCGGACTACGACGGCACCTACGGCGAGCCGAAGTCCGACGTGACGATGCGGTACTACGCCGACTCGAACAACCTCAAGCTCGACGTCGAGAAGGGTGACATCGACGTCGCCTACCGTTCGCTGACGCCGACCGACATCGAGAGCCTCGAGAAGAAGAAGGACGACGTCACGGTCCACACGGGCCCCGGTGGCGAGCTGCGCTACATCGTCTTCAACCTCAAGACGATGCCCGGCGACGGCGCCGAGCAGAAGCTGGCCGTCCGCAAGGCCGCGGCCTCGTTGGTCAACCGCGACGAGATCTCCTCCGAGGTCTACAAGGGCACGTTCACGCCCGCGTACTCGGCCGTCCCGGAGGGCCAGACCGGTGCCACCGAGGCGTTCAAGGACGCCTACGGCGACAAGCCCGACCCCGCCGCCGCGAAGAAGTACCTCGAGGACGCGGGCGTCAAGACCCCCGTCACGCTCAACCTGCAGTGGAGCCCCGACCACTACGGCAGCAGCTCGGACCAGGAGTACCAGGCGGTCAAGCGCCAGCTCGAGGCCGACGGCCTGTTCAAGGTCAACCTGCAGTCGACGGAGTGGAACACCTACTCCGAGGAGCGCGTCGCCGACGCCTACCCGGCCTTCCAGCTGGGCTGGTTCCCGGACTTCCCGGACGCCGACAACTACCTGACGCCGTTCTTCGCGCCGAACAACTTCCTGCAGTCGCACTACGAGGACGACGCGATGACGAAGCTGCTCGACGCCCAGCGCGTCGACTCCGACCAGGCGTCCCGCGAGGCGACCCTGGCCAAGGCACAGGACATGGTGGCCGCCCAGATCCCGATCCTCCCGCTGCTGACCGGCGCGCAGGTCGCGGTCTCGGGCACCGACGTCAAGGGCGTGGACGACACGCTCGACGCGTCGTTCAAGTTCCGGTTCTCGTCGCTGTCGAAGTAA
- the glyA gene encoding serine hydroxymethyltransferase: MSHDQHLAEFDPDVAALLDAELARQQTTLEMIASENFAPVAALEAQGSVLTNKYAEGYPGKRYYGGCEFVDQVEQLAIDRLKQLFGAEYANVQPHSGASANAAALHAIATAGDTILGLDLANGGHLTHGMKLNFSGRLYNPIAYHVVPETGLVDMDEVRALAIEHRPRVIIAGWSAYPRQLDFAAFRAIADEVDAVLWVDMAHFAGLVAAGLHPSPLPHAHIVTTTTHKTLGGPRGGAILTNDEAIAKKMRSAVFPGQQGGPLEHVIAAKAVAFKMALQPEFAERQQRTIEGAQILADRLLADDAVAAGIQVLSGGTDVHLVLVDLRNSELDGQQAEDRLDQVGITVNRNAVPNDPRPPMVTSGLRIGTPALATRGFGAEEFREVADVIAAALQPGEVDIDGLRKRTAVLAERFPLYPGLKPFTS; encoded by the coding sequence ATGAGCCATGACCAGCATCTCGCCGAGTTCGATCCCGACGTCGCGGCGCTCCTCGACGCCGAGTTGGCTCGCCAGCAGACGACGCTCGAGATGATCGCCTCCGAGAACTTCGCTCCGGTCGCCGCCCTCGAGGCGCAGGGCAGCGTGCTGACGAACAAGTACGCCGAGGGCTACCCCGGCAAGCGCTACTACGGCGGCTGCGAGTTCGTCGACCAGGTCGAGCAGCTGGCCATCGACCGGCTCAAGCAGCTCTTCGGCGCCGAGTACGCGAACGTGCAGCCCCACTCGGGCGCCTCGGCCAACGCCGCGGCCCTGCACGCGATCGCCACGGCCGGCGACACGATCCTGGGCCTCGACCTGGCCAACGGCGGCCACCTGACGCACGGCATGAAGCTCAACTTCTCGGGCCGGCTCTACAACCCGATCGCCTACCACGTCGTCCCCGAGACCGGCCTGGTCGACATGGACGAGGTCCGCGCCCTCGCGATCGAGCACCGTCCCCGCGTGATCATCGCCGGCTGGTCGGCCTACCCGCGCCAGCTCGACTTCGCCGCGTTCCGCGCGATCGCCGACGAGGTCGACGCCGTCCTGTGGGTCGACATGGCTCACTTCGCCGGCCTCGTCGCCGCGGGCCTGCACCCCAGCCCGCTGCCGCACGCGCACATCGTCACCACCACGACGCACAAGACCCTCGGCGGCCCGCGCGGCGGCGCGATCCTCACCAACGACGAGGCGATCGCCAAGAAGATGCGCTCGGCCGTGTTCCCCGGTCAGCAGGGCGGCCCGCTCGAGCACGTGATCGCCGCCAAGGCCGTCGCGTTCAAGATGGCGCTCCAGCCCGAGTTCGCCGAGCGCCAGCAGCGCACGATCGAGGGCGCCCAGATCCTCGCCGACCGGCTCCTGGCCGATGACGCGGTCGCCGCCGGCATCCAGGTCCTCAGCGGTGGCACCGACGTGCACCTGGTCCTGGTCGACCTGCGCAACTCCGAGCTCGACGGTCAGCAGGCCGAGGACCGTCTCGACCAGGTCGGCATCACCGTCAACCGCAACGCGGTCCCGAACGACCCGCGTCCGCCGATGGTCACGTCCGGTCTGCGGATCGGCACGCCCGCGCTGGCCACCCGTGGCTTCGGCGCCGAAGAGTTCCGTGAGGTCGCCGACGTCATCGCCGCGGCGCTGCAGCCCGGCGAGGTCGACATCGACGGCCTGCGCAAGCGCACGGCCGTCCTGGCCGAGCGCTTCCCGCTCTACCCCGGCCTCAAGCCGTTCACGTCATGA
- a CDS encoding SURF1 family protein, which translates to MIDRPGPGAWFAPRLLGLHLFAIVAIGCCIFMGTWQLGVYDQRQADEQVQAAGSGPADIESVWGPGEVFTTDQDQRAVTVTGRFRPAAEQLWVTDRTDDGRSGVWLLAPVTVDEAQLMVVRGWAPKPTATFPEVPTGPVSFEAVLQPGQESGAGWDPQARTIGSVRIPTLLNELGYDNLWSGFAIATDQKVAGGLDVAEVPSPDVSWTAGGRNLGYGLQWWVFAVFALFMWWRMSREMVLGRDR; encoded by the coding sequence ATGATCGATCGGCCGGGACCCGGTGCGTGGTTCGCTCCGCGCCTGCTCGGCCTGCACCTGTTCGCGATCGTCGCGATCGGGTGCTGCATCTTCATGGGCACGTGGCAGCTGGGCGTGTACGACCAGCGCCAGGCCGACGAACAGGTCCAGGCCGCGGGCTCCGGTCCCGCCGACATCGAGTCGGTGTGGGGTCCGGGCGAGGTCTTCACGACCGACCAGGACCAGCGCGCCGTCACGGTGACGGGTCGGTTCCGGCCCGCCGCCGAGCAGCTGTGGGTCACCGATCGCACCGATGACGGTCGGTCGGGCGTGTGGCTGCTGGCCCCGGTCACGGTCGACGAGGCGCAGTTGATGGTGGTGCGGGGTTGGGCGCCCAAGCCCACCGCCACGTTCCCCGAGGTGCCGACCGGTCCCGTGTCCTTCGAGGCCGTGCTGCAGCCGGGCCAGGAGTCCGGGGCGGGCTGGGATCCCCAGGCCCGCACGATCGGCTCGGTGCGGATCCCGACCCTGCTGAACGAGCTCGGCTACGACAACCTGTGGTCCGGCTTCGCGATCGCGACCGATCAGAAGGTGGCCGGCGGCCTGGACGTCGCCGAGGTCCCGTCGCCCGACGTGTCGTGGACGGCCGGCGGCCGCAACCTCGGATACGGACTGCAATGGTGGGTGTTCGCGGTCTTCGCGCTCTTCATGTGGTGGCGCATGTCCCGCGAGATGGTGCTTGGCCGAGATCGGTAA
- a CDS encoding DUF3817 domain-containing protein, with the protein MNDRLLRAYQVMATIVGLNLLIVMAGFIGKIATDAGSWWNLNQDMFLVIDQVHGFLFMILIVIVARLTLREKWSWGFMLSVIVLACIPFVSFWSERRTTLRVHAGRQPAAAV; encoded by the coding sequence GTGAACGATCGACTCCTGCGCGCTTACCAGGTCATGGCGACCATCGTCGGACTCAACCTCCTGATCGTGATGGCGGGCTTCATCGGCAAGATCGCCACCGACGCGGGCTCGTGGTGGAACCTCAACCAGGACATGTTCCTGGTCATCGACCAGGTGCACGGCTTCCTGTTCATGATCCTGATCGTCATCGTCGCGCGCCTGACCCTGCGCGAGAAGTGGTCCTGGGGCTTCATGCTCAGCGTCATCGTGCTGGCGTGCATCCCGTTCGTGTCCTTCTGGTCCGAGCGCCGCACCACCCTGCGCGTCCACGCCGGCCGCCAGCCCGCCGCTGCGGTCTGA
- a CDS encoding helix-turn-helix transcriptional regulator: protein MLNHVLRTREERGWSQKRLADELGVSRQTVISIEKGRYDPSLPLAFRLAEVFECRIEDLFVPGHDEG, encoded by the coding sequence ATGCTCAACCACGTCCTGCGCACGCGCGAGGAGCGCGGATGGTCGCAGAAGCGCCTCGCCGACGAGCTCGGCGTCTCGCGCCAGACCGTGATCTCCATCGAGAAGGGCCGGTACGACCCCTCACTCCCGTTGGCGTTTCGGCTGGCCGAGGTGTTCGAGTGCCGGATCGAGGACCTGTTCGTCCCCGGGCACGACGAGGGCTAG